A stretch of the Hyalangium ruber genome encodes the following:
- the tnpA gene encoding IS66 family insertion sequence element accessory protein TnpA, translating into MADIEVWKKRVEDWRASGQSAGEYCKGQEFTAGTLYRWSSRLAEPAREEGAMPLVRLVGGPQPPAPQPAEAAARSVAVIIEVQGARVLVPAGAQVATVGVALEALGASRGSLAR; encoded by the coding sequence ATGGCAGACATCGAGGTGTGGAAGAAGCGGGTGGAGGACTGGCGCGCCAGCGGTCAGAGCGCCGGGGAGTACTGCAAGGGCCAGGAGTTTACGGCAGGCACGCTCTACCGGTGGTCGAGTCGACTGGCGGAGCCAGCACGAGAGGAAGGAGCAATGCCCCTGGTGAGGTTGGTGGGTGGCCCTCAGCCGCCAGCCCCGCAGCCGGCTGAGGCCGCGGCGCGGTCGGTGGCGGTCATCATCGAAGTGCAGGGAGCCCGAGTGCTGGTGCCGGCTGGAGCGCAGGTGGCCACCGTGGGGGTGGCGCTGGAGGCGCTCGGGGCCAGCAGAGGGAGCCTGGCGCGATGA
- a CDS encoding serine/threonine protein kinase, which yields MATSRQPWSVPGVILFSHGEFSYEVDLSRPLVEELAQSRLGEIIVPAWERTEKKRLREVIVRSLPPTSSDDPEMLERMRARLREEAHLATYLQHPRIARTLGPYEVQGVLYIVSDRVEGTSINSLITYSQMREKLLSPAFCLYVGAEVAGALHYAHTCKDENGAPLGIVHRDLNPARIFLEPEGGVILTDFARARSLLPGRVASTLPRPHGDVFYCSPEALLCEETDPLSDLFSLGLVLLELATWRHLYSMPHLRPSDLEKALTPKAKKQVLDAAITAMEAELPEHTEDCILRAATFTRQDVDSLTEPLAHPLRSIVRRLIQRNPGDRYQSAADVEADLRAGLAALGASYGATEALDEVLFSLEGASMNQRVIGPTNEGQLPPDMVTEEDIITERGGTT from the coding sequence ATGGCTACTTCTCGGCAGCCCTGGAGCGTCCCGGGGGTAATTCTCTTCTCTCATGGCGAGTTCTCGTATGAGGTGGATCTGTCGCGTCCATTGGTCGAAGAACTGGCGCAATCCAGGCTTGGGGAAATCATCGTCCCAGCCTGGGAGCGCACCGAGAAGAAGCGCCTGCGGGAAGTCATCGTCCGCAGCTTGCCGCCTACGTCGTCAGACGATCCCGAAATGCTGGAGAGGATGCGTGCGCGGCTCCGGGAGGAGGCGCACCTCGCCACCTACCTGCAACACCCAAGGATCGCCCGCACTCTTGGGCCCTACGAAGTCCAAGGCGTTCTCTACATCGTGTCCGACCGTGTAGAGGGCACCTCAATCAACAGCCTGATCACCTACTCGCAGATGCGCGAGAAGCTCCTCTCCCCGGCGTTCTGCCTCTACGTGGGCGCCGAGGTTGCGGGAGCCCTGCACTACGCGCACACCTGCAAGGACGAGAACGGCGCCCCGCTGGGCATCGTCCATCGGGACTTGAACCCCGCCCGCATCTTCCTGGAGCCGGAGGGAGGGGTGATCCTGACGGACTTCGCCCGCGCGCGCTCTCTCCTCCCAGGCCGAGTAGCATCGACGCTGCCGCGCCCTCATGGCGACGTGTTCTATTGCTCCCCCGAGGCGTTGCTTTGCGAGGAGACGGATCCGCTCTCGGATCTGTTCTCGCTGGGGCTGGTGCTGCTGGAACTGGCCACGTGGCGTCACCTCTACAGCATGCCCCACCTACGGCCCAGCGACTTGGAGAAGGCTCTAACGCCCAAGGCCAAGAAGCAGGTTCTCGACGCAGCCATAACGGCCATGGAAGCAGAGTTACCGGAGCATACGGAGGACTGCATCCTGCGGGCTGCCACGTTCACCAGGCAGGACGTGGACTCGCTCACCGAACCTCTAGCGCATCCGCTGCGCTCCATCGTCCGCAGGTTGATCCAGCGGAACCCGGGAGATCGGTATCAGTCGGCGGCTGACGTGGAGGCCGATCTGCGGGCGGGCCTCGCTGCGCTGGGAGCCTCCTACGGAGCCACGGAAGCGCTCGACGAGGTTCTGTTCTCGCTGGAGGGGGCCAGCATGAATCAGCGCGTGATTGGGCCCACGAACGAGGGCCAGCTACCGCCCGACATGGTGACGGAAGAGGACATCATCACCGAGCGGGGCGGGACCACCTAG